One window from the genome of Pieris napi chromosome 3, ilPieNapi1.2, whole genome shotgun sequence encodes:
- the LOC125063484 gene encoding ELMO domain-containing protein 2 yields the protein MVFFNLWSVINWYIRPFVKWILRKTTRLCELQRICYGDKPGAQRTCNVENSLMLSRTRDVIEVIAFLDAVVLEKRFIPQYFDDVLYPSINIILRAKQINTKLHPKFVPAFRKCLQQIWSYRQLIDDIEELRCTQYDSKNSNHEEKLLKLWSLLQPNELLEDRITKQWQDIGFQGDDPKTDFRGMGLLGLENLLFFATQYTQVSSHVLSHSQHPKYGYTFAIVGINLTSMAYYLLKDGSAKTYMFNAKHYLPNIDLFHRFYCYLFFEFDKLWIESKPENIMEFSMIFKKFENAIRSQLSDPASVFRINIAIDTV from the exons atggtattttttaatctttggTCTGTAATAAATTGGTACATAAGACCATTTGTTAAGTGGATTTTGAGGAAAACTACCCGTTTATGCGAGCTCCAACGTATATGTTATGGTGACAAACCTGGGGCTCAAAGAACTTGTAATGTAGAAAATTCATTAATGCTATCTCGTACTAGGGATGTAATCGAAGTTATTGCATTCTTAGATGCAGTGGTCCTTGAAAAAAGATTTATTCCACAATACTTTGATGATGTATTGTATccatcaataaatataattctacGAGCTAAACAAATCAATACAAAATTACACCCAAAATTTGTCCCAGCATTTAGAAAATGTCTACAACAGATTTGGAGCTATAGACAGTTAATTGATGACATTGAAGAATTAAGGTGTACTCAGTATGATAGTAAAAACTCAAACCATGAGGAAAAGTTGCTAAAACTTTGGAGCCTTTTACAGCCTAATGAGCTCCTAGAAGATAGAATAACAAAGCAGTGGCAAGATATTGGCTTTCAg GGAGATGACCCAAAAACTGATTTCCGAGGAATGGGTCTATTGGGCTtagaaaatcttttattttttgctaCGCAGTACACACAAGTTTCAAGCCATGTTTTGAGTCACTCCCAACATCCAAAATATGGCTATACTTTTGCAATTGTTGGCATAAATTTAACTTCAATGGcatattacttattaaaggATGGTTCAGCAAAAACATATATGTTCAATGCAAAACATTACTTGCCCAACATTGACCTATTTCATAgattttattgctatttattttttgaatttgataaattatggATAGAATCTAAACCAGAGAATATAATGGAATTTTctatgatatttaaaaaatttgaaaatgctATAAGATCTCAATTGTCCGATCCCGCATCTGtttttagaataaatataGCAATTGACACAGTATAA